A region of Leclercia adecarboxylata DNA encodes the following proteins:
- the potI gene encoding putrescine ABC transporter permease PotI: protein MNNLPVVRSPWRILILVLGFTFLYAPMLMLVIYSFNSSKLVTVWAGWSTRWYGELFHDQAMMSAVGLSLTIAACAATMAAILGTIAAVVMVRFGRFRGANGFAFMITAPLVMPDVITGLSLLLLFVAMGHAIGWPSDRGMLTIWLAHVTFCTAYVAVVISSRLRELDHSIEEAAMDLGATPLKVFFIITLPMIMPAVISGWLLAFTLSLDDLVIASFVSGPGATTLPMLVFSSVRMGVNPEINALATLILGVVGIIGLIAWYLMARSEKQRQRDIQRARRG, encoded by the coding sequence ATGAACAACTTACCGGTAGTGCGCTCTCCGTGGCGGATCCTGATCCTGGTGCTCGGCTTTACGTTCCTGTATGCGCCGATGCTGATGCTGGTGATCTACTCCTTCAACAGCTCCAAGCTGGTGACGGTGTGGGCGGGCTGGTCAACGCGCTGGTACGGCGAGCTGTTCCACGACCAGGCTATGATGAGCGCCGTGGGGTTAAGCCTGACCATTGCCGCCTGCGCGGCGACGATGGCGGCCATTCTCGGCACCATTGCCGCAGTGGTGATGGTGCGTTTTGGTCGTTTTCGCGGGGCCAACGGCTTTGCCTTTATGATCACCGCGCCGCTGGTAATGCCGGACGTGATCACCGGCCTGTCGCTGCTGCTGCTGTTTGTGGCGATGGGGCACGCCATTGGCTGGCCGTCCGATCGCGGCATGCTCACCATCTGGCTGGCCCACGTCACCTTCTGTACCGCCTATGTGGCGGTGGTGATCTCCTCGCGTCTGCGCGAGCTGGATCACTCCATTGAAGAGGCGGCAATGGATCTCGGGGCGACGCCGCTGAAGGTGTTTTTCATCATCACCCTGCCGATGATCATGCCGGCGGTGATCTCCGGCTGGCTGCTGGCGTTTACCCTGTCGCTGGACGATCTGGTGATCGCCAGCTTCGTCTCCGGCCCGGGGGCCACCACGCTGCCGATGCTGGTCTTTTCCAGCGTGCGCATGGGGGTCAACCCGGAGATCAACGCCCTGGCGACGCTGATTCTCGGCGTGGTCGGCATCATCGGCCTGATCGCCTGGTATCTGATGGCGCGGTCTGAAAAACAGCGTCAGCGCGATATCCAGCGTGCAAGACGCGGCTGA
- the rlmC gene encoding 23S rRNA (uracil(747)-C(5))-methyltransferase RlmC: protein MQCALYDAGRCRSCQWIEQPVSSQLSAKMADLRTLLSGMPVAEWCAPVSGPEQAFRNKAKMVVSGSVEKPLFGMLHRDGTPVDLTDCPLYPASFAPIFAVLKPFIARAGLTPYNVERKRGELKYLLLTESQLDGGMMLRFVLRSEAKLPQLRAALPWLQQQLPQLKVIAANIQPVHMAIMEGEEEIFLTDAQALAERFNDVPLWIRPKSFFQTNPTVASQLYATARDWVRQLPVNHMWDLFCGVGGFGLHCATPQMQLTGIEISAEAIACATQSATELGLTNLHFQALDSTQFATGQGSVPELVLVNPPRRGIGKALCDYLSQMAPQFIIYSSCNARTMAKDIGDLPGYRVERVQLFDMFPHTAHYEVLSLLVKF, encoded by the coding sequence ATGCAGTGCGCACTCTATGACGCCGGTCGCTGTCGCTCCTGTCAGTGGATTGAACAGCCGGTCTCTTCTCAGCTTTCCGCCAAAATGGCCGACCTCCGGACCTTGCTGTCCGGGATGCCGGTGGCGGAGTGGTGCGCGCCGGTCAGCGGGCCGGAGCAGGCGTTTCGCAATAAAGCCAAAATGGTGGTCAGCGGCAGCGTTGAAAAACCGCTGTTTGGCATGCTGCACCGGGACGGTACTCCTGTCGATCTCACCGACTGCCCGCTCTATCCGGCCTCGTTTGCCCCCATCTTTGCCGTCCTGAAACCCTTTATCGCCCGCGCGGGTCTTACGCCCTACAACGTCGAACGTAAGCGCGGCGAGCTGAAATACCTGCTGCTCACCGAGAGCCAGCTTGATGGCGGGATGATGCTGCGCTTCGTCCTGCGCTCAGAGGCCAAACTGCCCCAGCTCCGCGCGGCCCTGCCGTGGCTGCAACAGCAGTTGCCGCAGCTGAAGGTGATCGCTGCCAATATTCAGCCGGTGCATATGGCGATTATGGAAGGCGAGGAGGAGATCTTCCTCACCGACGCCCAGGCGCTGGCGGAGCGTTTTAACGACGTGCCGCTGTGGATCCGCCCGAAGAGCTTCTTCCAGACCAACCCGACCGTCGCCAGCCAGCTGTACGCCACGGCGCGCGACTGGGTGCGTCAGTTACCGGTTAACCATATGTGGGATCTGTTCTGCGGCGTCGGCGGCTTTGGTCTGCACTGCGCCACCCCGCAGATGCAGCTTACCGGGATCGAAATCTCCGCCGAGGCGATCGCCTGCGCCACCCAGTCGGCCACAGAGCTGGGGTTAACGAATTTGCACTTCCAGGCGCTCGACTCCACGCAGTTCGCCACCGGGCAGGGCAGCGTACCGGAGCTGGTGCTGGTCAACCCGCCGCGTCGCGGCATCGGCAAGGCGCTCTGCGACTACCTGAGCCAGATGGCGCCGCAGTTTATTATCTACTCCAGCTGCAATGCCCGGACGATGGCGAAAGACATTGGCGATCTGCCCGGTTATCGGGTTGAACGGGTGCAGCTGTTCGATATGTTCCCGCATACTGCCCACTATGAAGTGTTGAGTCTGCTGGTTAAGTTCTGA
- a CDS encoding formylglycine-generating enzyme family protein produces MTRKGFCVAGLFIVMALTGCRDEQKIQAERTALVNNALENLVTVKGGRFQMGDFGPLTGEKLPFSADADNKPLHWVTLSDFRISKYRVTWGEFNRWLEIQGRDLTEFYKETRGNKYTWRSGRDALGNNYPASVSWQDAQAYCRWLGKASGRHIDLPTEAQWEYAARSRGQFLILANSNNHWYYEDNKASNFAPSAENRPVGSYAPNSLGLYDMLGNGTDWVMDWYAADYYRHSREKDPQGPETGVKKVIRGWLGAPSDSLTMTRNALKPDTVQGPPSRTTGFRCAENSPSAH; encoded by the coding sequence ATGACACGTAAAGGTTTTTGTGTAGCAGGGTTATTTATTGTAATGGCGCTGACCGGTTGCCGGGATGAACAGAAGATTCAGGCGGAGCGGACTGCTCTGGTTAACAACGCGCTGGAAAATCTGGTGACAGTTAAGGGCGGGCGGTTTCAGATGGGGGATTTTGGCCCCCTGACAGGTGAAAAATTGCCGTTCAGCGCCGATGCGGACAATAAGCCCCTGCACTGGGTGACGCTGTCGGATTTCCGCATCAGTAAGTATCGCGTGACATGGGGTGAATTTAACCGCTGGTTAGAAATTCAGGGGCGAGATTTGACGGAGTTTTATAAAGAAACACGTGGGAACAAATATACCTGGCGAAGCGGTCGTGATGCGCTTGGTAATAATTACCCTGCATCCGTCAGCTGGCAGGATGCGCAGGCCTACTGCCGGTGGCTGGGAAAGGCCAGCGGGCGTCATATCGACCTGCCGACAGAAGCACAATGGGAGTACGCGGCACGCAGCAGGGGACAGTTTCTGATTCTGGCGAACAGCAATAACCACTGGTATTACGAAGATAACAAAGCCAGTAATTTCGCCCCGTCGGCCGAGAATCGACCGGTGGGAAGCTATGCTCCCAACTCACTGGGGCTTTACGACATGCTGGGAAATGGCACTGACTGGGTCATGGACTGGTATGCAGCGGATTATTATCGCCACTCCCGTGAAAAAGATCCTCAGGGCCCTGAGACAGGAGTAAAGAAAGTGATCAGAGGCTGGCTGGGAGCCCCATCGGATTCACTTACCATGACCCGTAACGCTCTGAAACCTGATACGGTTCAGGGCCCACCGTCGCGCACAACGGGTTTCCGGTGTGCAGAAAATAGCCCGTCAGCGCATTGA
- the potH gene encoding putrescine ABC transporter permease PotH, with translation MNKPEPATRAAAGIDTSWLTRLQMAHGRKLVIAMPYLWLILLFLLPFLIVFKISLAEMARAIPPYTDLVEWADSQLAITLNLGNFLQLTDDPLYFDAYLQSLQVAAISTLCCLLLAYPLAWAVAHSKPSTRNILLLLVILPSWTSFLIRVYAWMGILKNNGVLNNVLMWLGVIDQPLTILHTNLAVYIGIVYAYLPFMVLPIYTALTRIDYSLVEAALDLGARPLKTFFSVIVPLTKGGIIAGSMLVFIPAVGEFVIPELLGGPDSIMIGRVLWQEFFNNRDWPVASAVAIVMLLLLIVPIMWFHKYQQKQMGDHG, from the coding sequence ATGAACAAACCTGAACCTGCGACCCGCGCTGCGGCGGGCATTGATACCAGCTGGCTGACCCGCCTGCAGATGGCCCACGGCCGCAAGCTGGTCATCGCTATGCCGTATCTGTGGCTGATCCTGCTGTTCCTGCTGCCGTTCCTGATTGTGTTTAAGATCAGCCTGGCGGAGATGGCGCGGGCGATCCCGCCTTACACCGATCTGGTGGAGTGGGCGGACAGCCAGCTGGCGATCACCCTCAACCTGGGCAACTTCCTGCAGCTGACCGACGATCCGCTCTACTTCGACGCCTATCTGCAGTCGCTGCAGGTGGCGGCCATCTCGACACTCTGCTGTCTGCTGCTGGCCTATCCGCTGGCGTGGGCGGTGGCGCACAGCAAACCCTCGACGCGTAACATCCTGCTGCTGCTGGTGATTCTACCCTCGTGGACCTCGTTCCTGATCCGCGTCTATGCGTGGATGGGGATCCTGAAGAACAACGGCGTGCTGAATAACGTCCTGATGTGGCTGGGGGTTATCGATCAGCCCTTGACCATTCTGCACACCAACCTGGCGGTCTATATCGGGATTGTGTACGCCTATCTGCCGTTTATGGTGCTGCCGATCTACACCGCCCTGACGCGCATCGACTATTCGCTGGTGGAAGCGGCGCTGGATCTCGGCGCCCGTCCGCTGAAAACCTTCTTCAGCGTCATTGTGCCGCTGACCAAAGGCGGAATTATCGCCGGGTCGATGCTGGTGTTCATTCCGGCGGTGGGGGAGTTCGTGATCCCGGAACTGCTCGGCGGCCCGGACAGCATCATGATTGGCCGCGTGCTGTGGCAGGAGTTCTTCAATAACCGCGACTGGCCGGTGGCCTCGGCGGTGGCGATTGTGATGTTGCTGCTGCTGATCGTGCCGATCATGTGGTTCCACAAGTATCAGCAGAAACAGATGGGAGACCACGGATGA
- a CDS encoding formylglycine-generating enzyme family protein, with the protein MALRNYGVTAVLVLLTLTGCRDEQKIQAEQTALVNNALENLVTVKGGRFQMGDFGPLTGEKLPFSADADNKPLHWVTLSDFRISKYRVTWGEFNRWLEIQGRVPNDYFQEMANDSDPDYASLKIALGNNYPASVSWQDAQAYCRWLGKASGRHIDLPTEAQWEYAARSRGQFLIFGNSDNRYHYENDNARNIAPSTENRPVGSYAPNPLGLYDIQGNGADWIRDWYAADYYSRSPENDPQGPDDGDKRVIRGLPRDAGEGYTITRGSMKPDTVQGPPSRTTGFRCAENISSAK; encoded by the coding sequence ATGGCGCTGAGAAATTATGGCGTAACGGCTGTACTGGTGTTGCTGACGCTGACCGGTTGCCGGGATGAACAGAAGATTCAGGCGGAGCAGACTGCTCTGGTTAACAACGCGCTGGAAAATCTGGTGACAGTTAAGGGCGGGCGATTTCAGATGGGGGATTTTGGCCCCCTGACAGGTGAAAAATTGCCGTTCAGCGCCGATGCGGACAATAAGCCCCTGCACTGGGTGACGCTGTCGGATTTCCGCATCAGTAAGTATCGCGTGACCTGGGGAGAATTTAACCGCTGGCTGGAAATTCAGGGGCGAGTGCCGAATGATTATTTTCAGGAAATGGCAAACGATAGCGATCCTGATTATGCATCACTGAAAATTGCACTTGGTAATAACTATCCTGCATCCGTCAGCTGGCAGGATGCGCAGGCCTACTGCCGGTGGCTGGGAAAGGCCAGCGGGCGTCATATCGACCTGCCGACAGAAGCACAATGGGAGTATGCGGCACGCAGCAGGGGACAGTTTCTGATTTTTGGGAACAGCGATAACAGGTATCACTACGAAAATGACAACGCGCGCAATATTGCCCCTTCAACGGAAAACCGTCCGGTGGGAAGCTATGCGCCGAACCCGCTCGGCCTGTATGACATTCAGGGAAATGGCGCGGACTGGATCAGGGACTGGTACGCGGCAGATTATTACAGTCGTTCGCCTGAAAATGATCCTCAGGGACCTGACGATGGCGATAAACGAGTTATCAGAGGATTGCCCAGAGATGCCGGAGAAGGTTACACCATCACCAGGGGAAGTATGAAACCTGATACGGTTCAGGGCCCACCGTCGCGCACAACGGGTTTCCGGTGTGCAGAAAACATCTCGTCAGCAAAATAA
- the potG gene encoding putrescine ABC transporter ATP-binding subunit PotG produces the protein MNDAIPRPQAKTRKALTPLLEIRNLTKSFDGQNAVDDVSLTIYKGEIFALLGASGCGKSTLLRMLAGFEQPSAGQIVLDGVDLSRVPPYQRPINMMFQSYALFPHMTVEQNIAFGLKQDKLPKAEITARVAEMLSLVHMQEFAKRKPHQLSGGQRQRVALARSLAKRPKLLLLDEPMGALDKKLRDRMQLEVVDILERVGVTCVMVTHDQEEAMTMAGRIAIMNRGKFVQIGEPEEIYEHPTTRYSAEFIGSMNVFEGLLKTREEDGLVLDSPGLIHPLKVAVDNSVVDNVPVYVALRPEKITLCDAPPADGYNFAVGEVVHIAYLGDLSIYHVRLKSGQMISAQLQNTYRYRKGLPTWGDEVRLCWEADSCVVLTV, from the coding sequence GTGAACGACGCGATCCCCCGCCCGCAGGCGAAAACCCGTAAAGCGCTGACCCCGCTGCTGGAAATCCGTAACCTGACCAAATCATTCGACGGTCAGAACGCTGTGGATGATGTCAGCCTGACTATCTACAAAGGTGAAATTTTTGCTCTGCTTGGCGCATCCGGTTGCGGGAAATCGACGTTGCTGCGCATGCTCGCCGGGTTTGAACAGCCCAGCGCCGGGCAGATCGTGCTGGACGGCGTTGACCTCTCCCGGGTGCCGCCGTATCAGCGCCCGATCAATATGATGTTCCAGTCTTACGCCCTGTTCCCGCACATGACCGTGGAGCAGAACATCGCCTTTGGCCTGAAGCAGGACAAACTGCCAAAAGCCGAAATCACCGCCCGCGTGGCCGAAATGCTGAGCCTGGTGCACATGCAGGAGTTTGCGAAGCGCAAGCCGCATCAGCTCTCCGGCGGTCAGCGTCAGCGCGTGGCCCTGGCCCGCAGCCTGGCGAAGCGGCCAAAACTGCTCCTGCTTGATGAACCGATGGGAGCGCTGGATAAAAAACTGCGCGACCGCATGCAGCTGGAAGTGGTGGATATTCTTGAGCGCGTGGGCGTGACCTGCGTGATGGTGACCCACGACCAGGAAGAGGCGATGACCATGGCCGGTCGTATTGCCATCATGAACCGCGGCAAGTTCGTGCAGATTGGCGAGCCGGAAGAGATCTACGAGCACCCGACCACCCGCTACAGCGCCGAATTTATCGGCTCCATGAACGTGTTCGAAGGGCTGCTGAAAACGCGTGAGGAAGACGGGCTGGTGCTCGACTCCCCGGGGCTGATCCACCCGCTGAAAGTGGCGGTGGACAACTCGGTGGTGGATAACGTCCCGGTCTACGTGGCGCTGCGTCCGGAAAAAATTACCCTCTGCGATGCCCCGCCCGCCGATGGCTACAACTTTGCCGTGGGGGAGGTGGTGCATATCGCCTACCTCGGCGATCTCTCCATCTACCACGTCCGCCTGAAGAGCGGCCAGATGATCAGCGCCCAGCTACAGAACACGTATCGCTACCGCAAAGGGTTGCCGACCTGGGGTGACGAAGTGCGTCTGTGCTGGGAAGCCGATAGCTGCGTTGTGCTGACGGTATAA
- a CDS encoding ATP-binding protein → MIRRLTLLFILLLTGCAAVACAVQLWTSMQYGNAMVQRLSGGLAQHIAQRETLLDANGQVDRTRLKPLFDRLMTYNPSVELYVLSPDGQILADAAPPGHIKRQKLAVAPVQQFLSGGMMPVYGDDPRSLTGEKVFSAVPLHQDGVLRGYLYIVLQGEELNALAEQAWQKTLWSTVLWSLLLVALFGALAGGLVWYWVTRPVKQLTDEVSGLDRESMHVIKQLATQPLQAAPSDEVALLRNTFIELAQQIASQWDQLADSDRQRREFIANISHDLRTPLTSLLGYLETLSLKSGTLSAQETQHYLSIALRQGHKVRHLSQQLFELARLEHGSIKPQRERFAIGELISDVAQKFDLAVETRQLRLHIDVPRQLPMINADLSMIERVVTNLLDNAIRHTPPGGEIGLKVWLEGEQLQVEVNDSGPGVEEHLRDALFMRPSALSQQASRDNRGGLGLLIVKRMLELHGGGIRLMEAAKGARFRFYVPL, encoded by the coding sequence ATGATCCGCCGCCTCACTCTGCTGTTTATTCTTCTGCTGACGGGCTGTGCGGCGGTAGCCTGCGCGGTGCAGCTCTGGACCAGCATGCAGTATGGCAACGCCATGGTGCAGCGCCTCTCCGGCGGGCTGGCACAGCATATCGCCCAGCGGGAAACGCTGCTGGATGCCAACGGCCAGGTCGACCGCACCCGGCTCAAGCCGCTGTTTGACCGCCTGATGACTTACAACCCAAGCGTGGAGCTCTACGTCCTCTCCCCGGACGGGCAGATCCTCGCCGATGCCGCGCCGCCGGGGCACATCAAACGGCAGAAGCTCGCCGTTGCGCCGGTACAGCAGTTCCTGAGCGGCGGGATGATGCCGGTCTACGGGGACGATCCGCGCAGCCTGACCGGGGAGAAGGTCTTCAGCGCCGTGCCGCTGCATCAGGACGGCGTGCTGCGCGGCTATCTGTATATCGTTTTGCAGGGGGAAGAGCTGAACGCTCTGGCGGAGCAGGCGTGGCAGAAAACGCTCTGGAGCACCGTGCTCTGGTCGCTGCTGCTGGTGGCGCTCTTCGGCGCGCTGGCGGGCGGGCTGGTCTGGTACTGGGTGACACGGCCCGTGAAGCAGTTAACCGACGAGGTGAGCGGCCTGGATCGCGAAAGTATGCACGTCATCAAGCAGCTCGCCACCCAGCCCCTGCAGGCCGCGCCCTCTGACGAAGTGGCCCTGCTGCGCAATACCTTTATCGAGCTGGCGCAGCAGATTGCCAGCCAGTGGGATCAGCTGGCCGACAGCGACCGGCAGCGCCGGGAGTTTATCGCCAATATCTCTCACGATCTGCGCACGCCCCTGACCTCACTGCTGGGGTATCTGGAAACCCTGTCGCTGAAATCCGGCACCCTGTCCGCGCAGGAGACGCAGCACTATCTCTCCATTGCCCTGCGTCAGGGCCATAAGGTTCGCCATCTGTCGCAGCAGCTGTTTGAGCTGGCGCGCCTTGAGCACGGCAGCATCAAGCCTCAGCGCGAACGCTTTGCCATTGGGGAGCTTATCTCCGACGTGGCGCAAAAGTTTGACCTGGCGGTGGAGACGCGCCAGCTTCGGCTGCATATCGACGTGCCGCGCCAGCTGCCGATGATCAATGCCGATCTGTCGATGATCGAACGGGTGGTCACCAATCTGCTGGATAACGCGATTCGCCATACGCCGCCGGGGGGCGAGATCGGGCTGAAGGTGTGGCTGGAGGGTGAGCAGTTGCAGGTTGAAGTCAACGACAGCGGACCGGGGGTGGAGGAACACCTGCGCGATGCGCTCTTTATGCGGCCGTCAGCGCTGAGCCAGCAGGCGTCGAGGGATAATCGCGGCGGGCTGGGGCTGTTGATTGTCAAAAGAATGCTGGAGCTGCACGGCGGGGGGATCAGGCTGATGGAGGCGGCGAAAGGGGCGCGTTTTCGCTTCTATGTGCCGCTTTAA
- the potF gene encoding spermidine/putrescine ABC transporter substrate-binding protein PotF — protein sequence MIALNKKWLSGLVAGALMAVSAGTLAAEQKTLHIYNWSDYIAPDTVANFEKETGIKVVYDVFDSNEVLEGKLMAGSTGFDLVVPSASFLERQLSAGVFQPLDKSKLPDWKNLDPELLKLIAKHDPDNKYAMPYMWATTGIGYNVEKVKQVLGADAPVNSWDLVLKPENLEKLKSCGVSFLDAPEEIFATVLNYLGKDPNSTKADDYTGPATDLLLKLRPNIRYFHSSQYINDLANGDICVAIGWAGDVWQAANRAKEAKNGVNIAYSIPKEGAMAFFDVFAMPADAKNKDEAYQFLNYLLRPEVIAHISDHVFYANGNKEATKLVSAEVRDNPGIYPPADVRAKMFTLSVQEPKIDRVRTRAWTKVKSGK from the coding sequence ATGATCGCTTTAAATAAAAAATGGTTATCGGGTCTGGTTGCGGGCGCGCTGATGGCGGTCTCCGCAGGTACGCTGGCGGCAGAGCAAAAAACGCTGCATATCTACAACTGGTCTGATTATATTGCCCCGGACACGGTGGCCAATTTTGAAAAAGAGACCGGGATCAAAGTCGTCTATGACGTCTTCGATTCTAACGAAGTTCTGGAAGGCAAACTGATGGCGGGCAGCACCGGCTTTGACCTGGTCGTGCCTTCAGCCAGCTTCCTGGAACGTCAACTCTCCGCCGGCGTGTTCCAGCCGCTGGATAAAAGCAAACTACCGGACTGGAAAAACCTCGATCCTGAGCTGCTGAAGCTTATCGCTAAACACGACCCGGACAACAAATACGCCATGCCGTATATGTGGGCCACCACCGGTATCGGCTATAACGTCGAAAAAGTGAAGCAGGTGCTGGGTGCCGATGCGCCGGTCAACAGCTGGGATCTGGTGCTGAAGCCAGAGAATCTGGAAAAACTCAAAAGCTGCGGCGTGTCGTTCCTCGATGCTCCGGAAGAGATTTTTGCCACCGTGCTGAACTACCTGGGCAAAGATCCGAACAGCACCAAAGCGGATGATTACACCGGCCCGGCCACCGATCTGCTGCTGAAGCTGCGTCCAAATATCCGTTACTTCCACTCTTCCCAGTACATCAACGACCTGGCGAACGGCGATATCTGCGTCGCTATCGGCTGGGCAGGGGACGTATGGCAGGCGGCTAACCGCGCTAAAGAAGCGAAAAACGGCGTGAATATCGCCTATTCAATTCCGAAAGAGGGGGCGATGGCCTTCTTCGACGTCTTCGCGATGCCGGCAGATGCGAAAAACAAAGACGAAGCCTATCAGTTCCTGAACTATCTGCTGCGTCCGGAGGTTATCGCCCACATCTCTGATCACGTCTTCTATGCCAACGGCAACAAAGAGGCCACCAAACTGGTCAGCGCCGAAGTGCGTGATAATCCGGGCATCTACCCACCGGCTGACGTGCGCGCCAAGATGTTTACCCTGAGCGTGCAGGAGCCGAAGATCGACCGCGTGCGTACCCGCGCGTGGACCAAAGTGAAAAGCGGTAAATAA
- a CDS encoding response regulator transcription factor: MKQILLVEDDGDIAALLRLNLEDEGYVITHEADGGRAQHLLGQSHWDAVILDLMLPNVDGLTLCRAIRARDHYLPVIIISARSSETERILGLETGADDYLAKPFSVQELVARIRALFRRQQAMGQQTSGLINAHGLTIDPLSRSVLLRGEVVDLTPREFDLLYFFARHPGEVFSRLALLEQVWGYQHEGYEHTVNTHINRLRVKIEKDAAEPEIIRTVWGKGYLFAERPL, encoded by the coding sequence ATGAAGCAGATCCTGCTGGTAGAAGATGACGGCGATATCGCCGCGTTACTGCGTCTCAATTTAGAAGACGAAGGTTACGTGATTACCCACGAGGCGGACGGGGGCAGGGCGCAGCACCTGCTCGGACAATCCCACTGGGACGCGGTGATCCTCGACCTGATGCTGCCCAACGTTGACGGGCTGACCCTCTGCCGGGCGATCCGCGCCCGGGACCACTATCTGCCGGTGATTATCATCAGCGCCCGCAGCAGCGAAACCGAGCGCATTCTGGGCCTCGAAACCGGGGCCGATGACTATCTGGCGAAACCCTTCTCGGTGCAGGAGCTGGTGGCGCGCATCAGGGCGCTGTTCCGCCGTCAGCAGGCGATGGGGCAGCAAACTTCCGGGCTTATCAACGCCCACGGGCTGACCATCGACCCGCTGTCCCGCAGCGTGCTGCTGCGTGGCGAGGTGGTTGACCTCACGCCACGGGAATTCGATCTCCTCTACTTTTTCGCCCGTCATCCCGGGGAGGTCTTCTCCCGTCTGGCCCTCCTTGAGCAGGTGTGGGGATACCAGCACGAAGGGTACGAGCACACCGTCAACACCCACATCAATCGCCTGCGGGTAAAAATCGAAAAAGACGCCGCCGAGCCGGAGATCATCCGCACCGTCTGGGGCAAAGGCTATCTGTTTGCGGAACGTCCGCTATGA
- a CDS encoding YbjO family protein yields MEDITLGFFTKTSRSHARLNVPALVQVAALAIIMIRCLDVFMIFNTLGMRGLSEFIHRSVQTWNLTLVFFASLMLVFIEIYCAFSLVKGRNWARILYLLTQIVATGYLWAASLGYGYPELFSIPGESRGEIFRTLVMQKLPDLLVLGLLFVPAASRRFFNLQ; encoded by the coding sequence ATGGAAGACATCACGTTGGGATTTTTCACGAAAACTAGCCGGTCACATGCCCGTCTGAACGTTCCTGCCCTGGTGCAGGTGGCGGCGCTCGCCATTATCATGATCCGCTGCCTCGATGTATTTATGATTTTCAACACTTTGGGCATGCGCGGGCTGAGCGAGTTTATCCACCGCAGCGTGCAGACGTGGAACCTGACCCTGGTCTTTTTCGCCAGCCTGATGCTGGTGTTTATCGAAATCTACTGCGCCTTTTCGCTGGTCAAAGGGCGTAACTGGGCGCGGATCCTTTACCTGCTGACCCAGATTGTCGCCACTGGCTACCTGTGGGCCGCGTCGCTGGGCTACGGCTATCCCGAGCTGTTCAGCATTCCCGGCGAGTCCAGAGGCGAGATCTTCCGCACCCTGGTGATGCAAAAACTGCCCGACCTGCTGGTGCTCGGCCTGCTGTTTGTGCCGGCGGCCAGCCGACGGTTTTTCAATCTGCAATAA
- a CDS encoding YbjN domain-containing protein, with protein MDSLVVPTLDTLRQWLDNMGVSFFECDTCQALHLPHMQNFDGVFDAKLDLINDVILFSALAEVKPSALLALASDLSAINASSLTVKAFLDIQDDNLPKLVVCQSFSASVGLTFPQFAAFIQQSEEQISMVMLEASAHHLLYNAEEGAEPPESAGNFLH; from the coding sequence ATGGATTCACTCGTAGTACCGACACTTGATACGTTACGCCAGTGGCTGGATAACATGGGCGTCAGCTTTTTTGAATGCGACACCTGCCAGGCGCTGCATCTGCCGCATATGCAAAACTTTGACGGCGTGTTCGATGCCAAGCTCGATCTGATCAATGATGTCATTCTTTTTTCCGCGCTGGCAGAGGTCAAACCCTCGGCGCTGCTGGCGTTAGCATCGGATTTGTCCGCCATCAATGCCAGTTCTTTGACGGTGAAGGCATTTCTCGATATTCAGGATGATAATCTGCCAAAGCTGGTGGTTTGCCAGTCTTTCTCCGCATCCGTAGGGCTGACCTTCCCGCAGTTCGCGGCCTTTATCCAGCAGAGCGAAGAGCAGATATCGATGGTGATGCTTGAAGCCAGCGCCCATCATCTGCTCTACAACGCGGAAGAGGGCGCAGAGCCGCCTGAATCAGCGGGCAATTTTCTGCACTAA